AATAAAATAGCTGCTCCCTTATCTCGCATGTCGATCAGAGTGTTTCGTATGAATTCAGTTGCTCCTACATCAAGCCCTCGGGTAGGTTGAGCTGCCAACACGAGCTTTGGCTTGTAGGCCAATTCCCGTGCAACTATGACTTTTTGCTGATTACCTCCAGATAGGGTTCTCGTCGGCGCATTGATTGAAGAAACCATAATTGAGTATTCATCAACAAGATCACTAGAAAGCGAAGAAAGCTGTTGCATATTCAGCAGGGAATCATTCGGGCCAGTAGCAAAAGGCGCATAGTAATGCCTGCCAAGAGCTATATTATCCCGCACCGTGAAATCTAGAACCAAGCCCTTTCTGTGTCGATCCTCGGGGATGTGACATACTCCCGTCTCGCGGACCTTTCTTGCATCAAAGTTCGTGATTTCATTTCCATCGACGAAAACTCTACCATCGTCGACTTTCCTGATGCCAGCAATCGCCTCAACGAGTTCGGTTTGTCCATTTCCTTCGACTCCCGCAATTCCCAGAATTTCACCCTCACGTACACTCAGATTCACACCATCAACCGCAACAAGACCGCGGGTATCTGTCACTCTGAGATTCTCAACTCGAAGTATTTCTTTTCCTGGGTGTGCTTCCTCCTTCTCGATTCTGAATACAACAGGTCGTCCGACCATCATTTTTGCAAGTTCTTTTGGACTCGTATCATCCTTATCTACAGTTCCCACTAGCTTCCCCTCTCGGAGAACAGTTATTCTGTCACAAAGAACCATAGGCTCTCTCAGTTTGTGTGTGATGAGAATAATGGTTCTGCCTTGCTCTTTGAATTTATCAAGAGTAACAAAAAGGTCGTCAACTTCCTGCGGTGTAAGCACGGAAGTCGGTTCATCTAGTATCAGGATTTCCGCATTCCGATAAAGCGTTTTTAGAATCTCAACTCGTTGTCTCAGGCCAACGGACAAATCTTGAATTTTAGCGAAGGGATCAATCTTCATGCCATTCTCCAGTGCAATTTCTTTGATTCTCTCTGCGGCTTTGTCTATGTCCGTGGGCATAAGTAGCCCTGCGTCTTGCCCAAGTCTGCTTTCAAACGATTTGAACTTGGCAATGGTTGGTTCTAGGCCGAGAATAACATTCTCAACAACTGTGAGAGGCGGAATGAGCTTGAAGTGTTGATGCACCATTCCCACACCTCGGGCTATAGCTCCGTTAGGTGATTCTAGGTCGACTTCTTCTCCA
Above is a window of Candidatus Lokiarchaeota archaeon DNA encoding:
- a CDS encoding ATP-binding cassette domain-containing protein, with the translated sequence MYAIELENISKTFPGGVEANKDITLRIEEGEVHGLLGENGAGKTTLMNILYGLLSKDSGTIKIRGEEVDLESPNGAIARGVGMVHQHFKLIPPLTVVENVILGLEPTIAKFKSFESRLGQDAGLLMPTDIDKAAERIKEIALENGMKIDPFAKIQDLSVGLRQRVEILKTLYRNAEILILDEPTSVLTPQEVDDLFVTLDKFKEQGRTIILITHKLREPMVLCDRITVLREGKLVGTVDKDDTSPKELAKMMVGRPVVFRIEKEEAHPGKEILRVENLRVTDTRGLVAVDGVNLSVREGEILGIAGVEGNGQTELVEAIAGIRKVDDGRVFVDGNEITNFDARKVRETGVCHIPEDRHRKGLVLDFTVRDNIALGRHYYAPFATGPNDSLLNMQQLSSLSSDLVDEYSIMVSSINAPTRTLSGGNQQKVIVARELAYKPKLVLAAQPTRGLDVGATEFIRNTLIDMRDKGAAILLISAELDEITNLAGRIAVIHEGKIVAKVRPEETTYEELGLLMAGHEERVKGV